TCTAAACGAGTTCCTATATTTTTGCCTGTAAGTAGGCTAAAGTAAGGCAATGCAATTGTTACAAATACGACTGCTAGTAACACAGACAAAAGGTTTACAATAACAGATTCGAATAAAAACTGAAAAATTAATTGTTTTCTTGATGCTCCAATTACTTTTCGTAAACCAACCTCCTGTGCTCTTTCAATAGATTTAGAAGTAGACAAATTGATATAATTTATCCATGCAATTACTAAAATGAGAAGGGCAATAACACTTAAAAAGTAAACAGTTTGCCTATTAGTGCGAATCTCTTGTTCTCGTCTTAAATTATTAGAGCCAAGTTGAATATCAGTAAGAGGTTGTACATAAAAGTGATACTGCTTATCGAGTTCCTTCATAATATCACCAAGATATTGATCTACTAAACCTGGTATTTTTGCTTCTAAATCTTTTTGTGTGGCAGAAGGTTTTAACTTGATATAAGTATAAAATTCTGGCCATCGCCAATTCCATGCAGATTGCCAGTCACCTTGGCCAAAATTTCGCATAAAAGCAGAGATCAACACATTAAATTTTACATGAGAATTTTCTGGTATATTCTTAAAAACTCCAGTAACTGTAAATGACCTAAAGCCATCTATTACTAAAGTTTTGCCCACTGGATTTTTATCACCAAAAAATTTCGCTGCTGTTGCCTCAGAAATAACAATCGAACTCATATCATTGAGAGCAGTAGCCGGGTCTCCATATATAAATGGAAATGAAAACATGGTAAGAAAGGAAGGGTCTACATCATAGGCTTTCTCTTCATTAAAAACAGTTTTGTTTCCTGCCGAATCTTCATAGGTGATTCCAACAATGTTTCCAGCAAAGATAGATTGATGAACAATTCTGGCATACTCTTCTACTTCTGGAAAATCTGCTTTCATAGCTGGCCCAACTCCCGGATGGTTGGTCGCCAAATCATCCATATAAACCCGGTAAATACGATCGCTGTCTTTATGGAATTTATCGTAGCTGAGTTCAAATGCTACATATTGTAAAATAAGAAAGCAAGCGGCTAAGCCTACAGATAAACCAAATACATTTACAATTGAGAATACTTTGTTTTTTAATGTATTCCGCCAAGAGATTACGAGGTAATTTTGAAATAAGCCAGACATACCATGTAGGTTAGGGATAAAACTTTTTTTCTTAAATGAAGAGGGTCTAAAGAATAACAGCACTTCCCAGATAAATAAAAAGCGGGCTTTTTTGAGTCCTTTTTTCTTTTCTCTGTGATAGAAAACTTCAAACAGATCACCTTGTATTTCGTCTAATAAATCTGGATTGCAATACCATTCTAAAAAGCGATTAGCCCAGCCTGGCGGAGCATTTTTATCGGTATGTTTCTTATTATCATCCATTGTTTAAGCCTAGTTTAGGGATGAGTGACCAAAGTTGTAGTCGGTTTTCTTTGATATGAGAAATCACTTTATAACCATAGGGTGTGGCTTCGTAGAGTCTTTTTCTCCTGCCTCCTCGCTCAGAAGTAGATTCACCCATTTTAGATTTAACCATGCCTTTTGTTTCCAGCCTTTTTAAAACTGTATGTATCGCCGGAATTGAGATTGTGTTGCCTGTTTTTTCTTCATAAGCTTCAGATACTGAAACACCATAAGCATCGTCTAATATCATTACAATTAATAAAACACTTTCTTCTAAATTTCCCAGATTCTCCATTTTATTTGATTAATATTTGTATAACAAATATATAAAAATTACTTTTATATCATTAACATTTGTATAAAAAATAATTTTACCTGAATGTCGATTCATTTTTTATCTATAAAATGGATCAGCTCAGTACCACAAAGAAGGCTACTACCAAATAGAGGATATTAACAACAGTCCGACTTTTCTTTTGAAATAGTCATTGCACTGTATTGCTCAAACACAAAATTTATCAATCAGTAGTCTATGAAAAAGTTATGTTTACTCAGTCTTATCTTTATTGTCTTTTCTTTCTTTAAATCAGCTTATGCAGAGATTATAA
This genomic window from Chondrinema litorale contains:
- a CDS encoding ABC transporter permease, giving the protein MDDNKKHTDKNAPPGWANRFLEWYCNPDLLDEIQGDLFEVFYHREKKKGLKKARFLFIWEVLLFFRPSSFKKKSFIPNLHGMSGLFQNYLVISWRNTLKNKVFSIVNVFGLSVGLAACFLILQYVAFELSYDKFHKDSDRIYRVYMDDLATNHPGVGPAMKADFPEVEEYARIVHQSIFAGNIVGITYEDSAGNKTVFNEEKAYDVDPSFLTMFSFPFIYGDPATALNDMSSIVISEATAAKFFGDKNPVGKTLVIDGFRSFTVTGVFKNIPENSHVKFNVLISAFMRNFGQGDWQSAWNWRWPEFYTYIKLKPSATQKDLEAKIPGLVDQYLGDIMKELDKQYHFYVQPLTDIQLGSNNLRREQEIRTNRQTVYFLSVIALLILVIAWINYINLSTSKSIERAQEVGLRKVIGASRKQLIFQFLFESVIVNLLSVLLAVVFVTIALPYFSLLTGKNIGTRLEDILLFQEPLFWGVLAAIFILGSFFASLYPAFVLSSFKEATVLKGKFYRSKRGIILRKFLVGFQFTISVALIAGTLLVYKQVEFMRKQDLGYAQDQLLIVQSPRVGDSTMLNRFETFQTALFEHAEINNFAPTKNIPGEEISQLNGMRKIDETSDADKTIYHFYTNKNFIETFGLSLLAGRNFNDNDNLNPIDNRKEPIPVMLNKKAINDLGFSKPEDAINQLIHFTLGPADRKGEIVGVLDNYHQRSLRSDYDPIIYFPVPVYLGEYFTINLKMQNLPETISYIEQEYKEKFPGNKFEYFFLDDFFNKQYTADQQFGKVFGFFSSLALIVAALGLFGLSTFMITQRTKEIAVRKVLGAKIRGMILLFSRDLVKLIIFSNVITLPVVYFVAQEWLNSFAFKVNLGWLIFVIPAVILLLITVATVSFQTIKTSSNKPIDYLKSE
- a CDS encoding PadR family transcriptional regulator, whose product is MENLGNLEESVLLIVMILDDAYGVSVSEAYEEKTGNTISIPAIHTVLKRLETKGMVKSKMGESTSERGGRRKRLYEATPYGYKVISHIKENRLQLWSLIPKLGLNNG